TGGCCTATACGCTCACGCTCACGATGGCGGCGACGGAGTGTTTAAGGTCCTCGTTGAGGACAGGAATGATTCTGAGCCGGAACCCAACATTATTCGGTTGCTGGAGGCGATTGAGACACTTTCAGAGGCAGGCCGGAGAGTCTGGAATCGCTGCTCGAAACGCGATTTCAACATCGGCTACGACTGTGGCGACGGACCCTGGGGGTTTAATCAGGGCCTGTCCAATCAGACACTCCGTCGAATTGTCGAATGCGGCGCGACAGTCAGTATTACGCTTTATCCTTTTCGGCCTGAGACGGAAGGTGAAGAAACGTCGTGACGGAAAAGGGAACAGCACTCAGTCCTCAGGTTTCGACAAATTTGAAATCAGCTCGCCGACAACAGTTGCGCAGGTTTTTTGCGTTGCCGCTCATTTTGACTGCGACCGCCGGCGTGGCTGTGCGTGCAACCGTACGGGATTCTGTTCCGTTTCTCTCAGCAGTCTTCTATGCAACTCCGTGGCCCTTGCTGGCCGTCTGCTTCCTTGCGGTGGCCGGATTGTTGAAACCAACAGCATCGCGTACGACCTTTCGACTACTACTGCTTTCTGCGGGAGCATGTGCGCTGATCTTTTTCTATCAACACTACGAATTTCCCGCCGATCGTTCTGTTGCCATCGAAGCTGATTCTTCGTCTGATCGTGATCTCAAAGTCGTGTTCTGGAATGTGGCTCGCGGCTTGCGTGGTTGGGACCCGGTGTTCGACAAATTGAAGCGGCTTGACGCGGACGTCTACGGCTTGGCCGAAGTGGATCCTCTGGACCACGATATGCTGCAGCGGTTGCAGCGTGAGTTTCCAAACTACGAAGTCGCTCCGTTTCAACATGGCATGGTGATTTTGAGCCGGTTCCCTATCGCGTCGCGGCAAAATATTGAGACCGCCAGTAACGCGTTTTTTGCTAGCGCTGACGTTGAAGTTGCCGGGCAGCAACTGCGTTTTATTGTTGCCGACATGCATAGCTGGCCGCTGCTGTTTCGAGAAGCGCCGATGCAAACGCTTTGCGAAATTGCGATGGAAACCGCTGACCGGCCGACCGTCTTTATGGGAGATTTGAACACGCCCAACGATTCGGTGTTTTGCGACAGGTTCCGCGACGAATTTGTCAGTCCGTTCGAACAACAGGGCCGCGGTTTCGATTGTACGTGGCCCGTTCCGCTGCCGGTCATGGCCATTGATCATCTGTGGGTGAATAAACTCTGGGATGTGAAGAGCTGCAATCTTGGCTGGACGTGGGTGTCCGATCATCGTCCGATTATCAGCGAGCTGCGGCTTCCGGTCGTAGCGCCATAACATGACTGGCCGATTTACGACCTTCGACTAAAATCGCCTCTGTTAGGTGCAAATCGTGCGCACCATTCCGTCACAAGTCTTGGAAAGGGCTATCATGGCCAAAAAAGCAGACTGGCGCTACCACCGCAAAGGCTGAACATCGTGTACCCGCGCGCAGGAGTTTCTTGCGACCCATGATGTTGATACGAAAACAGAAATCGATGCCAAGAAGGAACGCTTCGGCGAAGAGGGGGCTCTTTCGTTGCTTGAAGGCATGACGAAAATGTTCGTCGCCAAGGGCAAAAAGGTGACCGAGGTAGACCTGAAAAAAGACCGGCCCGACGATGCCGCTCTTGCGAAACTGATGCTCGGGCCGACCGGCAACCTGCGAGCTCCAACCATTAAGGTGGGCAAGACCGTGCTGGTTGGGTTTCATCCGGAAACGTATGAGGCAGTGTTCGGATAGTTTCGTCTGTATCTGTAGAAGCCCGGCTTTTCGCCAGGGCCGGGCTTCTCACTTTCACCGCAGCAGGCAGCAGGCTGACTATTCGGCTTCGGCATCGTTCTCTAGATATGCTGCCAGCCGGTCGATTGCTTCATCTTCATAGAAGCCTCGACCGCCGTGAACGCCGCCGCGAATGATTTCAAACTGAACCGGTCGTCCCAGCTTTTTGTACCGGGCGTGCAGTTCATGAGCCTGTTCGATGGGCATTTGAGGGTCCCGGTCCCCGTGAATGAGCATCAGCGGCGGATCGTCTTTGTCCACATGAGCCACCGGGCTGGCCAGCTTTGCCAATTCGGCTTTTTCATCCGGCTGTCCGCCCAGCAGAAGTTGCAATGCTGGCACGCGAACCCTTAAGCCGTGCGGCGTCGACTGCGACAAAATTGTCTGCAGGTTGGACGCTCCGTAAAACGAAACGATCTTTTGAACGTCTGAAGAAGTGCCAACGTGGTCGCCGAGTTCGCCTTCCAATTCCTTCACGCCGTTGCTGACACCCACCAGCGCCGCGAGGTGGCCACCGGCTGAAGCGCCCGCGATGATGAAGCGATCCGGGGCAACGTTGTACTTGCCCGCGTTCGCTCGCAGAAAGCGAATCGCCGCCTTGATGTCGTGAATCTGAGCCGGAAACTTTGCGACGGGGCTCAAGCGATAGTCCACGCTGGCGATCGCATTCTGATGTTGTAGTAAATGAGCAATGGGCACACTGGATTTCGAGCCCGCGCGCCACGCTCCGCCGTGAACCCAAATCACCAGCGGAGCTGCCTTGACGTTCGCTGGCTGATAGATGTCAAGCAACAGACGGCGACCATCAACGGTGGCGTATTCGATGTCGCGATGAGTCGGTTCGGCGGCGACGGCGATTGATCCGGCGAGTACTAAGCAAATTGCGATACGGAGCATCTGATTCTTCCTCCAAACACCAAACCGGTAGGTCGCTGGTGCCGTAATTCTGTGCCAAACCTCGAAGACAAGGCATCCGTTTGGAACGAACCGCCTACGCTTCGCCACCGTACTGTGCACGATACGCCTGAATTTTTTCGAACAGTTCATCCGTCACGACCACTGTTCCATCGACTTCGCGGCCGCGCAGGAAGTTTGCGATTTCTGCAATGTCGACGATCGCGAATGTCTGCATCGAAAATTCGTCCCGCAATTCCGTCAAAGCATTCAGTGTCCCCTGCCCTCGTTCCATACGATTGACTGACACCACCAGCCCGGCCACTGTGACATCGGCCGCCGTCTTCAGCACGGGCACCGTTTCGCGAATGGACGTCCCTGCTGTGGTCACGTCTTCCACGATCAGCACTCGTTCGCCAGCGACCGGTTTGTGGCCAACCAGAGTTCCACCTTCGCCGTGATCTTTGGCTTCTTTGCGGTTGAAGCAAAACGGAACGTCGGTGCCTCGGCGGCTAAGTTCCATACTGACGGCGACGGCCAGCGGGATGCCTTTGTAGGCGGGGCCGAACAGGAAATCGAACTCCAGCCCGGACGCCTGAATGGCATCCGCATAAAACCCGGCCAGCCGGTTCATTTGTTCGCCGGTGCGGTAACGTCCCGTGTTGATGAAGAACGGCGTTTTCCGGCCGCTCTTAGTGGTGAAGTCGCCAAACGTCAGTACGTTCGACCGTACCATGAATTCGATGAAGTCTTGTTTATAGGTTTCCAATGTTGTCGCCATCCCGTCGTCTGATTTTCTGATTTAAGCCCGTTCGGACAGAATTCTATCAACCTGGCCGCAAGCTGCATCTCTGTAACTGTCCCAACCTGTCCTTCCCGATCATCGCTAAAGACAGCCTGACCCGCGCGACGATGAGGCTCATCGGAGTTCGGTCTTTCTCGACGACTCCTTCCGGCAGATTCTGCCGCTGTGTGGTAACCCGAACAGAAGGCGAGAGTACATCGGATGTCGAAGAACGGACATTCAGAGCAACTGCGGCTGGGCTTTCTGGCCGCCGTCGAAGTCGATGGCCGAGGCTACGTGGGTGGCCTGCTGGTCACGAACCACAATGGCCGTCCGCTGGAGTTTCAGTGTACGACGCCGGTGAAGCCAGATCGCACACAGGAGATTCTGTACGGCAAGATGCTGCGGCCGTGGCTGCTGGGCGAACTGATCGGCCGCACTCTGCTGGAACGAGTTTCGATCAAGCCCGACATTGTGATCACGGCTGACGTCGATATTCTGGAATTGCGAAATCATACCGACACACCAGTCGCCTGTACTTCAGAGGGCAAGATGTCCAGCGGGACGATGGAACTCGGCGGTCGCAAATTGCGCTTTCACGAAACTCACCAAAACGACAGTGACTTCGTCAGCCAGCAGACGCACCTGATTCCCGGGCAGGCCGATTTGGAAGAACCACTGGAGCGAGTCAACGAAGCATTGAGTGAAACGATTAAGACCGTGATGGCGCGGTAGTTGCTTGAGTATTCAGCGTCCGGGTGACTTTGGTTCCCTGACCGATTCACGCCGACTGCGCTCGTCTTTGTAGAGTCAGGTGTCACCGTACGTTCACGGAAGAACGAACATGTCTATCCCGATCCCTGAATGCCAGCTCATCAATCTGGATGCCACGGCTGGTCTCGCCAGTGCTGGTTTTAATCCGGCACTGAAACGCGTTCCGCAGGTGGGCACGGTTCCCATTCCGTTGCAGCACCGTCCCGACTTTGTGCCGTCGTGGAAGCCTCGACGTATTCCGGTCAAGTGCATCGGCTTAACTCTGCCCGAAGGCGTTGCTTTCCAACCGCCCGCAGAGAAAAACGAAACGCAATCCGATGGCGTCACGCTAAAAAAAATTGCTCCACCGAAGAAGAAGAAAAACGAAGACGGTGACGACAAGCCGCAGCGGACGCGTATCAAGCCGCCGAAGAATGCGCTGTCGCTGCAGGACCGTCTGTTCTACCTGCTGCAGCCGCCGCTCGAAACATGGCTGGCCGGGCAGGAACTCATCATGCCCTTCGAACCATTTCCGTACCAGTACGAAGGTATTGCCTGGATGTTCGCCCGGCATTCAGCATTGCTGGCCGACGAAATGGGACTCGGCAAAACCATGCAGACCATCACCGGCATCCGGCTGCTGTTGCGCAGCGGGCAGGTGAATCGCATTCTGCTGATTTGCCCGAAGCCGCTGATCCCCAACTGGCAGCGAGAATTCCGCACCTGGGCTGAAGAACTTCCTATCGTCACGATTGAAGGCAGTGGAGCTCGCCGCCGCATGCTGTGGACTATGCCTGGCGTTCCGATTCTGATCACGAACTATGAATCCATGACCCGTGACCTGGCCGAGTTCCCGGAAGACGAACAACCGAAGTTCGACCTTCTGGTGCTGGATGAAGCTCAACGCATCAAAAACCGAGATTCTCGAACGGCCGAGGTGGCGCGCGGCATCAATCGCAAACGAAGCTGGGCCCTCACAGGAACGCCCATCGAAAACCGGCCAGAAGAACTGGCGTCGCTGTTCGAATTTATGGAGGTCATTCCAGCTCGCGCTTCACCTGATTTGCGTCAGCTATCCGCGCTGGCCGACGAACACATCCTTCGGCGAACCAAAGACCTCGTCATGAAGGACATGCCGCCGCGCATCGATCGCGACGCCGAACTGGAACTGACGGATGCGCAGCAGTACGCCTACACGACGGCTGAAAAAGAGGGCATCATTCAGTTGAACGACTTGGGCGATTCCATCAGCGTTCAGCACGTGTTCGAACTTGTCATGCGGCTCAAGCAGCTTACAAACTTTGATCCATTAACCAACGAGAGTGCCAAGCTGGAACGTCTTGTCGCCGACATGGAAGAAATCGCGGCCAGCGGCGGCAAAGCGATTTTGTTCAGCCAGTGGACGAAGACAATTGACTGGCTGGAACCACGCCTTAAGCAATTTAATCCGTTAGTTTATCACGGCGGCGTGCCCACCAAAAAGCGCGAACCGATTCTGACGAAGTTCAAGGAAGATCCGGACGCTCACATCATTCTGATGAGCTACGGAACGGGAGCCGTGGGCCTGAATCTGCAGTTTGCTCACTACGTCTTCCTGTACGACCGCTGGTGGAATCCTGCGATCGAAGACCAGGCCATCAACCGAGCACACCGAATCGGCGTGACGGCTCCGGTAATTGTCACTCGCTTCATCTGCAAAGACACAATCGAAGAACGCATCGACCGGGTGTTGCGAGAGAAGCGAGAAATGGCAGAAGCCGTTCTGGGTGAGGGCGACAACGAAAACGTCTCGCTGGGCATGAACGCGTCAGAGATCTTTGGCTTGTTTGACCTGAAGAAACGCACTCAACCCGGCAAGTCAGAGAGTATCGGCCCTGCAAAGCCGGCAGCGGCTTAGCGGCCATTTCCGCAATTTGGTGCGGGATGAGGCCGAAAATTAGTTGCCACTTGGAATGACGCACCACGCTTGGCATAATAGATCCTCCCCGCGGCCTCTGTGCCCAATCGTCCAACCTGCAATTTGCCTTCCCGCCATGCATCGTATGCCTTCAATTGCCGTTGCGCTGATTCTTCTTGCGTCATCGCTTTGCGCTGCAGAACCGGCGCCGAAATTTGAAACTCACGTCCGCTTAATCCTGAAGACGCACTGCTTCCATTGCCACGGCGAAGAAGACGAAGTCGCCGGTGGGCTGGACGTTCGTTTGGCCCGCTTCATGAAAACAGGCGGTGATTCCGGCGCGGCGATTGTTGCGGGAAATCCGGAAGACAGCCTGCTGTTTCAGCGAGTTCGTGACGGAGAAATGCCGCCGGACGAAGGCAAGCAACTGTCTGAAGAAGAACTGAACGTTCTGCGCGAATGGATCGCTCACGGTGCCGAGACTGTGCGGCCGGAACCGGAATCGATCGATCCGAACGCCATGCTGATCACGGAAGAAGAGCGCTCTCATTGGGCATATCAGCCAGTCAATCGGCCCAGCCCGCCGACCGTCCAGCACAGCGAAATGGTGGCCAATCCAATCGACTCATTCTTGATGTCACGGCTTGAATCCGAAGGCTTCACGTTTAGTCCTCGCGCTGCCTCGGAAGATTTGATTCGTCGTCTGTATTTGGATCTACACGGCCTGCCGCCGACGCCCGAACAGGTGGCGGCATTTGTCGCTGATTCCAGTCCCGAAGCGTGGGCAAAGCAGGTCAATGAGCTACTGGAATCGCCTCGCTATGGCGAACGATGGGCGCGGCACTGGCTGGATACCGCCGGCTATGCAGACAGCGAAGGCTACAACGACGTCGACTCTGAACGGCCACACGCGTGGCGGTATCGAGACTACGTGATTCGATCCTTCAACGCCGACAAACCGTTTGATCAGTTCATCCGCGAACAACTCGCGGGCGACGAAATGGTGACTTCGCCACGCAACAATCTTTCTGAGAAGGATGTTGAACTCCTGGTCGCAACTGGCTTCCTGCGAATGGCTCCGGACGGAACTGGCGGAGCGACTCCGGATGCGAAAGTGGCTCGCAACGACACTATTGCAGACACGATTGCGATTGTCTCATCATCGCTGATGGGAATGACGGTCGCGTGTGCTCAATGCCACGACCATCGCTACGATCCAATTTCGCACGAAGATTACTATCAGTTTCGAGCGATCTTTGAGCCGGCGTTCGATTGGCAGAAATGGCGGAACCCAGCTCAACGACGAATTTCACTGTACACTGACGCTGACCGAGCGGAAGCCGCGAAGGTCGAAGCGGAAGCGAAGGTGCTGGATGCCGCCCGGTCGAAGAAGCAGGCTGAGTTTATTGATGCGACGTTCGAGAAGCAGTTGGCCAAGCTGCCCTCCGAAATTCACGCTGCTGCTCGAGCCGCTCATAAGGTTGCAGCCAAGGATCGGACAGCCGAACAGAAGGCACTGTTCAAGAAGAATCCAAGTCTGAACGTTACGGCCGGTTCGTTGTACCTATACGACAGGAAGGCGGCAGACGAACTCGCGAAAATGGCGGCAGCCGCGAAAAAACTGCGAGCTACCAAACCCAAACAAGAATTCGTCCGAGCTCTCACCGAGGTCAATGGGCGGGTTCCGGTCTCGCATCTGTTCCATCGCGGTGATCATGAGCAACCTAAACAGGAATTGCTTCCCGCAGGTTTGACTGTGGTCTCTCAGACGGCTGAGTTGCCGGAAATCCCAGCAAACGTCGAGCAAATGCCTACGACTGGCCGTCGTCTTGCCCTTGCCGATCGACTAACGAACCCTCAGCATCCGCTTACGTCGCGAGCGCTTGTTAACCGCGTGTGGCTGCACCATTTTGGTCGCGGGTTGGTGACAACGCCGGCTGATTTCGGAATGCTGGGGCAGAAGCCCGAACACCCGGAATTGCTGGATTGGCT
This DNA window, taken from Fuerstiella marisgermanici, encodes the following:
- a CDS encoding endonuclease/exonuclease/phosphatase family protein — its product is MTEKGTALSPQVSTNLKSARRQQLRRFFALPLILTATAGVAVRATVRDSVPFLSAVFYATPWPLLAVCFLAVAGLLKPTASRTTFRLLLLSAGACALIFFYQHYEFPADRSVAIEADSSSDRDLKVVFWNVARGLRGWDPVFDKLKRLDADVYGLAEVDPLDHDMLQRLQREFPNYEVAPFQHGMVILSRFPIASRQNIETASNAFFASADVEVAGQQLRFIVADMHSWPLLFREAPMQTLCEIAMETADRPTVFMGDLNTPNDSVFCDRFRDEFVSPFEQQGRGFDCTWPVPLPVMAIDHLWVNKLWDVKSCNLGWTWVSDHRPIISELRLPVVAP
- a CDS encoding PSD1 and planctomycete cytochrome C domain-containing protein codes for the protein MPSIAVALILLASSLCAAEPAPKFETHVRLILKTHCFHCHGEEDEVAGGLDVRLARFMKTGGDSGAAIVAGNPEDSLLFQRVRDGEMPPDEGKQLSEEELNVLREWIAHGAETVRPEPESIDPNAMLITEEERSHWAYQPVNRPSPPTVQHSEMVANPIDSFLMSRLESEGFTFSPRAASEDLIRRLYLDLHGLPPTPEQVAAFVADSSPEAWAKQVNELLESPRYGERWARHWLDTAGYADSEGYNDVDSERPHAWRYRDYVIRSFNADKPFDQFIREQLAGDEMVTSPRNNLSEKDVELLVATGFLRMAPDGTGGATPDAKVARNDTIADTIAIVSSSLMGMTVACAQCHDHRYDPISHEDYYQFRAIFEPAFDWQKWRNPAQRRISLYTDADRAEAAKVEAEAKVLDAARSKKQAEFIDATFEKQLAKLPSEIHAAARAAHKVAAKDRTAEQKALFKKNPSLNVTAGSLYLYDRKAADELAKMAAAAKKLRATKPKQEFVRALTEVNGRVPVSHLFHRGDHEQPKQELLPAGLTVVSQTAELPEIPANVEQMPTTGRRLALADRLTNPQHPLTSRALVNRVWLHHFGRGLVTTPADFGMLGQKPEHPELLDWLAAEFMDSGWSLKHLHRLILTSNAWQQQLRDNSELATADPDNQWYGGARLLRLDAEVVRDSMLAMCGKLNDRAFGPPVPVMADRVGRFVIGKENLNAGRPGPELDLKGEEFRRSIYIQVRRSRPLSVLESFDQPVMSPNCDLRRPSTTSTQSLMMMNSDLLLEYSRYLAERLEGEAGSDMAAQVQLAWQLVYTRMPEPSEQQSALQFLKDQQAHFAAMPAYQPNEKKPPKYTAAQEASALMCQMLLSSNEFLYVD
- a CDS encoding ArsC family (seleno)protein yields the protein MAKKADWRYHRKGUTSCTRAQEFLATHDVDTKTEIDAKKERFGEEGALSLLEGMTKMFVAKGKKVTEVDLKKDRPDDAALAKLMLGPTGNLRAPTIKVGKTVLVGFHPETYEAVFG
- a CDS encoding DEAD/DEAH box helicase, with amino-acid sequence MSIPIPECQLINLDATAGLASAGFNPALKRVPQVGTVPIPLQHRPDFVPSWKPRRIPVKCIGLTLPEGVAFQPPAEKNETQSDGVTLKKIAPPKKKKNEDGDDKPQRTRIKPPKNALSLQDRLFYLLQPPLETWLAGQELIMPFEPFPYQYEGIAWMFARHSALLADEMGLGKTMQTITGIRLLLRSGQVNRILLICPKPLIPNWQREFRTWAEELPIVTIEGSGARRRMLWTMPGVPILITNYESMTRDLAEFPEDEQPKFDLLVLDEAQRIKNRDSRTAEVARGINRKRSWALTGTPIENRPEELASLFEFMEVIPARASPDLRQLSALADEHILRRTKDLVMKDMPPRIDRDAELELTDAQQYAYTTAEKEGIIQLNDLGDSISVQHVFELVMRLKQLTNFDPLTNESAKLERLVADMEEIAASGGKAILFSQWTKTIDWLEPRLKQFNPLVYHGGVPTKKREPILTKFKEDPDAHIILMSYGTGAVGLNLQFAHYVFLYDRWWNPAIEDQAINRAHRIGVTAPVIVTRFICKDTIEERIDRVLREKREMAEAVLGEGDNENVSLGMNASEIFGLFDLKKRTQPGKSESIGPAKPAAA
- the pyrE gene encoding orotate phosphoribosyltransferase, with the translated sequence METYKQDFIEFMVRSNVLTFGDFTTKSGRKTPFFINTGRYRTGEQMNRLAGFYADAIQASGLEFDFLFGPAYKGIPLAVAVSMELSRRGTDVPFCFNRKEAKDHGEGGTLVGHKPVAGERVLIVEDVTTAGTSIRETVPVLKTAADVTVAGLVVSVNRMERGQGTLNALTELRDEFSMQTFAIVDIAEIANFLRGREVDGTVVVTDELFEKIQAYRAQYGGEA
- a CDS encoding alpha/beta hydrolase, with the translated sequence MLRIAICLVLAGSIAVAAEPTHRDIEYATVDGRRLLLDIYQPANVKAAPLVIWVHGGAWRAGSKSSVPIAHLLQHQNAIASVDYRLSPVAKFPAQIHDIKAAIRFLRANAGKYNVAPDRFIIAGASAGGHLAALVGVSNGVKELEGELGDHVGTSSDVQKIVSFYGASNLQTILSQSTPHGLRVRVPALQLLLGGQPDEKAELAKLASPVAHVDKDDPPLMLIHGDRDPQMPIEQAHELHARYKKLGRPVQFEIIRGGVHGGRGFYEDEAIDRLAAYLENDAEAE